The Oceaniferula marina region GAAGGTGGCTTCTGGTGCGCGCCAGCGGAGGATGGTGACGATGTAGCGTTTTCCCTGGATGCTGTCGAGGTGTTTAGCCTGGATGTGGTGGATCCGGCGCCTTAAACGGTTGCGGGTGACGGCATTGCCCACTTTACGGGTGACGATGACACCGGCTTTGTGATGAGGGAGCTTCTCGTCTCCGAGTGTGCTGAGAACCAGATAGGGGCCACCTTTTGCCTGGCCGTGTTGGCGGACAGTGGAAAACTCCGCATGACGCGTCATGCTGAATTTTCTCGCGAGGCGCATGGTGGTTCTGAGCTTGGGGTCCGTGCTGCTGAAGGTGCTGATCGCTTGATGCAGAAAACGGCCACATGTTCTGTGACCGTAAATCTGATACCGACCTGCGGCCTTTGATGCCGGAGGAGGGGTGGAGTTTTGTTTGGGTAATCGAGATTACCCCCTCCGGGGGGAAGCGTCCGTAGCTTAAGCGGCTGTGGTGTGCTGCTTAATGTGGCGCTTGTATTGGATTTCGGCACCTTTAGGAAGCAGGCGCTTACGGCCTTTGGCACGACGACGACGGAGGCAGTCGCGGCCAGCTTTGGTGCTCATACGTGCGCGGAAACCGTGTTGGCGTTTGCGGACTCGCTTGGAAGGTTGGTAAGTGCGTTTCATGATGAAAGACGTAAGTTAATGGTGAAGACTGATGAGCGGCTGCTTTCGCTCAACATGAGCGCCTGGCCGGTAAATCGCATCGGTGCGGGCGCGCAAACTAGAGAATTTTTGTGTCTTGTCAACCCAGCATTCATCAACTTGGCCAATTTTCTTAAAAAAATTTGCCTGACAGGCCTAATTCGTGCTAATTCATCGTTCAGGATGCCTGAATTGAGAACAAAAAACATGCTGGCTGAGCCTCATCGCGAAGTCAGGGTTGAGCCGGCAACCATTGAGGACTTGTCTGAGTTGGTTCAATTGGTTGCTGAGCTGATGTCCCAGCAGGGGGACTTCGACCCCGACCGCAGCGCTCATCAGCGTGGACTTTCGTTGATTTTAGAGCAACCGAACCGCGGCCGTATCTTTGTCCTGCGCAACGATGATCAAATTTTTGGTATGGTGAACCTGTTGTTCACGATTTCCACTGCCTTGGGCGGTTTGGTGATCTTGATGGAGGACTTGGTGATTCACCCGAACCACCGTGGCCAGGGGTATGGTGCGATGCTGCTCGATTATGTCGTGGATTTTGCCAAAAAGAAAAATTTTAAACGGATCACCCTCTTAACGGATAAAATGGGGGCGGAGTCGCAGCATTTCTTTAAAAAAGAAGGATTTGAATATTCCCACCTCGTCCCGATGCGCAAGGTGATCGAGTGAGGGGCGGCCGCATGGTATGGCGGGGCTGGAAGGAAATGACGTGGCGAGAGCGGAAGGTTTATTGTATGAAGGTCCGATATTTGATCCTATCTCTGCTTACTCTAGCTCAGTCTCCCTTGCTTTTTGGTGATGAGCCCACCTTGTTTTCATTTCTCCCCGTTTCAGGAGGTGCGCGTTTGAAGCATTGTTCGGAGTACACTCCGTCGGGTTCGCAGTGGGGACCAGGCATGAACGAGAAAAATGTTTTTCATCATCAGCTCAGCTGGGGCGACGCTGACCGGGGTTGGAAAATGCGGATCGGTAAAGGCGGGCAGATTTATTCTTTGATCGGGCCATTTGGTGAGGCGATGCCACCACAGATTCACAAGGGATCGGAATGGAATGATGAGGTGTGGCAATTGGTTTCCGTCT contains the following coding sequences:
- the rnpA gene encoding ribonuclease P protein component — protein: MRLARKFSMTRHAEFSTVRQHGQAKGGPYLVLSTLGDEKLPHHKAGVIVTRKVGNAVTRNRLRRRIHHIQAKHLDSIQGKRYIVTILRWRAPEATFEQLEHDWLKQARRLGILQPAAPPEHNPSSQP
- a CDS encoding GNAT family N-acetyltransferase, whose amino-acid sequence is MLAEPHREVRVEPATIEDLSELVQLVAELMSQQGDFDPDRSAHQRGLSLILEQPNRGRIFVLRNDDQIFGMVNLLFTISTALGGLVILMEDLVIHPNHRGQGYGAMLLDYVVDFAKKKNFKRITLLTDKMGAESQHFFKKEGFEYSHLVPMRKVIE